The Styela clava chromosome 3, kaStyClav1.hap1.2, whole genome shotgun sequence genome includes the window AGACTATAGGTCGGAATTCTTATTTTTCACTCAGGATCGGGTTCGATTCCATCTTTTCACAATCCCCATTGTTCTAATCCTAGTTACCTCGATAGTCACCAATGCATAAGTAAGTGGATGTCTAGGTGATACAAGAATATGGCCCTATCAGTTACTATTCGTGCCTCTATTtcctgaataaaaaattaatgaaaaataattatcaatgtGACGTCATAGTTGACCCTAACCTTTCATCGAATCATAActgtttatgacgtcacagtccaACTTATAATACCaaattaggaaaattgaaaatttgctCCATAGCTTCTACGCACATTGCAATCGTTGGGTCATTTAATCCAAATCGAAATGTACGTGTGGGCGATTATAGTGACTTTGTTGTATGAAATTATTTACGGTGAACGGACGTTCGGGGACGTGGTTTATCTGTTATCGATCAGCTACGATTTCTTAAAGTTCGTCGGGAAAAAAATCGACAAGTTTGTCCAGGACGCCAGAACTGACTATGGAAAAGAAATTGAGGAATTACAGATCTTTATACCAGAAATGGCGCAAAAGAATGTCAACCTGGAAAACTTGATTAAAAATGCACAGGAGAAAATATTGCGCACCTATGTCTCAAGACGCGACGGGACGAAAACTCGTAAGCGGAAAAGAAATAAGCATCAAGGATCATTATTTGATGTTCCGCAACCTGCTGCACGACAGTGTAATCCCTCCCGCAGCACATATTATCCGAATGCTAAGTCGGAAATTTGTAAATCACGTCAGATCATGAAATGTCATGAAGATGTGAAGAAAATCAATGACGAAAATTCAACAGTGAAATATTCAGATGAAATACTggaaatgtttcaaaatatgcAAACCGATCTGAAGGTTGCGTTCACGAAGGTAGCGTACCTCGAAGAAaaacattcaattttgaatcCAGAATTCAAATCTCCCGATTTCAGACGAGAACATTTAAAGAAAATTATCAGAGATGAATGCTACAGGCTCGAGgaattgataaaggaaaacaaAAGCATGGTGAAGAGATATAAAAGTGACTACAACTATCATCAGGTTAAAGAATTAACGGTAAAGACGCAATTAGATTGGCACCCATACACCAAATAGAAACACGAAGGCCGGTTTCTTTAATATATACATTTGAATatatacatttgaaaaaaaaaaaattgtttctattGTTGTTATTGTCGTGCTTATTCTGGTACACACAAAAATCGATATTCACTATTCGCGTGGGAAATTTGTAATTGTATTCTGCGAATTCTTGGGAGTGTTaataaattttgtcaaataaatGTCATGTGTATATATTATAGATTTTGATATGAAACCGACCTATTATTACATGAGAGTAGTGTTTTTATATGTCCTGTTGAAGTGTTTTCgtgaataaaattaaacagcAAAATTTCGATTGAAGTTCAACGCCCTACAGAATACAGACTTCTACCGGCTTTATTTATGTTcaagtattgaaaatttgaaattgattggccATTGAGTTGCGACAAAAACgatttttcaaaacaagaacAATTTACGGTACGCTCTATTACGGTAAGAAACAGTAGGCAAGTGTGAGAACAGAATGTTTGCAATATATTCAGTCAGCCCATTACAGTAGTTTAGTTTTCGGGCACAAGGTTAGTTTGATAAAAGTCACATCATAACCGTGTTGCCGGTGTTTGTGATGAAATGGatagattataaaaaaaaatgtacgaCGTGTGAGATAACATAATCTTATCGAATTTTGAACTTTTACCTGCACATGAGTGAATATTGGACGTATCTATATCAAAATGTAAAAGAAAGAATATTCGCCAAAACGAtatacgaaaaaataaaaagggtcaaatatttattattattattattaaggaTTTGGTAATGAGTATGATGAGTGgattatgaataatatttttcaaaagcaACCGCGTCAGTAAGCATCATTTTTTCTGAATTAAATTAATGTGGTTAATTGGTACATTCGTGCGCTTCCAACAAACGGCAATcttaaacatgaaaaaataggcagacaacaataaaaaatgagaATAGCTATACCGATATTTGCATTCTAAACATTGTATAAGATAATGTGGGGAAATTGTGAAAACGGAAAACTTTTAATATTCGAATCTGCTGAACTATATTGATTATTAACTATTAATAATTCGACTATCAAGTAAAACTATCAGCTCGAGAACGAATACAGATTGCAGCCTCACATAATCTCAAATCAGCGCtaaaaagtgaaacaaaaataGGTTGGTCATGCATCCTGATGAGTATCAATATTTTTACATAATGATAATATGTTTCGTGACAGAATAGCAAAGCTTAGTGTGACGAAAAAAGATCGTTGTCTCGTGGAGAGAGATGAAAGTACCAGTAATTTTATAATTCATGACCAATTCGGTGGCGAGTCAAATTTCATGTTATGCGCGAAAAAACTGATATTAATCGGGTTCCGTGCTATGTAAAATATACTGaatgtattaatttttaatgtacAACTGTGTTGTAATTTGCACCACGTTGCGAAAAGTAAATCGAGAATAACGAAATTCAATACATAAGACATGCTGTTTCCCGTGCTGTGGGAATAGGATTCGTAGTTAGTTGGCATGATTcgttaattaaaatttaaagtcATCAATATATAGTGCATGCACACCTGTGACTTACTGATTGCTGAGAATTCtgaaaaatcaacaaaatgaATGAAGGTTTTGTTACATGAAGTAATACATAAAGGCCACAAATAAATGTCGCGTTATTTATACCGCGCCAAGCATGATTTGAAGTAGATAAAAAACACGTGTTACAGGCATAATTTCAATCAGATATATAATACACATGCATTGGATATTTATCTATGGAATGCGATATCTCACTATATTACGCAATATATCGATCCACGTGTCAGATTTTATTGTGTGATTATTTTCAATTCTATCTTTCTTTCGGTTCtctacatttttttatttttttattcattcgcTCCGACAAGGCATTGGCAATATAAAAACGACGCTTGCTATCGAGTTTTACTCATACCACTCCATCAGGTTCAGCGTTCAACAAGTGGTTTCATTGCAGTATAAAAGAGAAAAAACTCTCGTATAAAATGGCTTATAAAGAGTACATGGCTATGTGGTGCATTTTTTTCATAGCTTTGTTGAGTGCTGGTGATTGTCAAGAAGAAGACACCGGTGATCTCGCAGAAGCAATACTTCGAGCGTTCGGTGATGTTCAAGCTGATTGGCCAGGTGCGAAAAGCATTGATGATGCTGACGATGATGACAATTCTGAAGTGAGTGTATGATTctactttttttgttttgtatttttctatataaatTATCGAATATTGTCAAATTCactaaatttcaataaaaaaacacgTCCTTTGGAAAATTGTAATCAAAATCGGAAATATTCATACTGAATTGAACGTTTGGAATGTGAATGCGCAAAATATAGTTATATTTGGATATGATCGCTTTTTGAAAGTTTGTACCGCCTACTCACTGTACACGccagtaaaaatataaatgtgatgaaataatttttggtAATCGACTCTTTCACCTTTATCGTGGTTTTATTCTGATCACGCTGGATTTATTCACAATTGTGGGGTAAGCTAGGAAGTTTGAATGACGTGTTTAGCGGGAATTATAATCGGTTTCACATAAGATATGATTTAGAGTTtgtattgaccatattgtcgcTTTCTGGTTTCTTGATGATGGTAGTCCAACTGATCCCGGTTAAAATACGTTTCAAGGAGCCCGGAACAACTTGCCATATTTAACAATTTTCAGTTGGCTACCTATGTACGGCAAAATCATCGCAGCGCGCTAGATGGATATACTGAGCCTTCTAAAACTGATTAACTACAAAAATAACTGCAATATGtcaatatctattttttttataatgctCTTAATTTCATAAAACAGTAGacacaattttgttataaaatatttatgaaaattatatttttctctGACAGGGTTACGAATTGGAGAGGGCGTTGGATACCGTCAAAAGATTCTGGAGCGGGCGAACCCTTCTACGAACGgtgaaaatgaatatttgtttgattaTATTTAGCTCCTGAATATGTAGTTTATATTGAATAGTGCATGCGTAGTAATCATATCATCTGAagcggaaaaaaaaattaattttcagcGACTTTTACTCGTGTGATTATTGTCAGCTTTTTCGTTGCAAACCCTTTAGTGATACAAAGTTGTGTGCAGTTAACTCTTGAGTATACGTAGTTGATATATAGAATAGTGCATGCGTAGTAATCATATCATCTGAAgcggaaaaaaaaaataattttcagcgACCTTTACTCGTGTGATTATTGTCGTCTTTTTCGTTGCAAATCCTTTTAATGATACAACGTTGTGTGCAGTCAACTGCAATCTATGAATTTAAAGtacatttttttacaatttattttgcaaaattaagTTACCTGAAGCgcaaaaaattaaatcaaaatactTAGGCAAAGAAGTAATAACGAAAATGGTAGCTTTTCATGTATCAGTGGATGCATGTCCAGAGATAATTTTATGGTTAAGGTCAAATTGTACACTATAGCATGGCGGTGCGTAGCGTTATGCTGGGTGTGATTTGAGGTAGCGccaaattttcatattaaatatatgaataaaaaacgaTCTTTCAAATTATTCATGTGTCATTTACTAACATTCGTATTTATATCTGATGATTTTTATAATTGCGTTAAGTCCTAATCCCAACCAATACCCATGAGTCCAAAACAGCAATTGATATAAACCCATAGATTCAAAGATTTCGATTGTAGGCAGTTTCATCCCAATgaacatatttttatcatggATAACTGTCTTGAGTCATGAGATAAAATATCTCTGGGGTATTCTGAAGACCCGTGAGATCAAATCAAGTTGAGATTTTAGTATTTAATTTGAAGGCCAAATCTACCACCTGTCGATTCATTGATTTCATTTAGCGACAGCAATGGGATGACGCGATGAAATCGTTATCGCCTTCACCCAATCAAAGTGACGAAGAAAAGAGCTTGAACCTCACGCCCTGTTAAATCCATTGACCCTGATGAATAAATAATAACCTACGTCACAGAGGTtgattatatatgtatatatgattGCTCTCTTTCCTTGTTGATATCTGaagttaaatttaaatttatctttgTTCCAGCTACTTACTTATCATTCCATATAGTTGTATAATGCCCAAGATGTCTCTTTGTAGAAAAAATTAACGATATTTATTTCTTCCTTCCAGTGTCCTTCGCACACTCAATGTGCAAAAATGTTCGGGAAACGAGTGAGAAGAATGTGTGATTGTCCTCAGGGCACAAAATGTATTACAAAATCCAACTACGCATTTTCAAGAACCATTCCGCACTTCTGTCTCTAGGAAGTCAACAGATAAAGGATGAGGACTAAATTTTGTGTATACGGTCTATATACGACCAGATttgattatttgttttattggttttctcagataatttttgattttaaacgttaatatatttaattgtttttatattgattATACTTTCTGTAAAACTAACAGCAATAAACCATAACGTGGTTGCAAAATTGTGGTCATTATGCCAGGCCGCCCGTCAAAATGTCTAAAATGGTTTAATTCATAGAGAAGCGGTTCGCAAACTTCTTCTCCGGGCGGCGCCAAATTATTTAGGAAAACTCACGGCACAAGCTGCTTTCAAAGAAAACTCAATTTTAtaatcgttaatgtgtactttatgtctttttaagtttgtaaacatgtggGCCTAGGGAATggataaaggcaaaaggtcaactctctTTCCTCGTATCTGCCtgaattttctttaaaatgctgaaaaaatcactcatgctCGCTAGAgtcggttcagcagataaataaactgcagctcgcgaGTTTGCAGCAAGCAGTGGTtatctctattgttacgtaccAATATAGGCAGATactaacagaaagtaaacgacataggaAGGTAAACTGAATTaatgattcatatacacagcatttaaaataagaaacactAAAACATTcgtaataaatgcaatatgtaaattATTCGATATATAGACTGTTCGCTCTTGTGATTGTATGCGCTGTGCATTTTACCCACCGTGCAACGATTAAAGACAATCTAGTGCCATTCATGATGCTTGTTTGGGGAAGGgctcttcaattttttttactattataCACCTTTCTGCGACGAAGTTTCAACTCTGTGCTTTTCTGGTTCGCAAAAGTATCATAATGTAATCATGGCCTACTTCAAATACTATGCTATGATGCGCAATCGCTGGGcagagataaatatatatatattgtcttcaggcagaaaatacaaaaagtaTGAAACATGACAGACAACAGTCGCTACCTTTCGGGAAGTCGAGtttctgataaaaaaaagcAATTGGAACGTAAAATACTCGGAGAAGTACTCTAAAAAATTTAAACGCCTAAAAGCACCTAATGCGCAGGAAAGTCACTATCTGTGAGAAAGTTTATGATAAATAATTGATGAAACTTTTTTCGACAATATTTCTTGATACAATTGTAGACATATGTTGAATGCATCTGGTAGTTTTGAAGTGTTTTACCATTTTTATAGCCGTGTATCGGAATGGAGCAAGACGTCATAGTCCTGCCGTTTGAATATGCTCTGTAATCAACTTGTTTCCTCcggaaatttatcaaaaatctcATTTAAGTAGTTTTCTAAATTGACATTACTTTAACTTAACCAAATTcaatcgaaatttttttttgcatggaTCTAAGTGAACAATATGTGTACCCCCAATATTTCGACATCCTATACAATGTATACATTACCAtcgcaaatttttttatgtttattttaagagtggtttcgcgaatTGGCATCTATAAACTAGTTTACATATTTTCCAAAtcatcattttaaattaaaatattaaccACATATcatttaaaagtaccggtagaAAAGTTTAGGGTAGCTATTTTTGGACTAATTTTCGATTACGACAATTGAACAGAATCTCTTAGGAAGATGAAATGCTCATCGATTTATTTAATTCATACTCAAATTTCAGaaatacaactaaaaactgacaaatattaTGCAAAACCAAGCATTTCGAGaatttgttttttcatctcATTTCAGTCATCGTCACTATAACGAATTGTCGATACAGAACAAACTGTGTTCGAATTGGCCCAGCGGTCATTTATCATGAAGGCTGATTTGGACGTTCCGACGTCAGTCAGTGTAGTACGGGATTAAATGAACCATTtggtatattttcaaattccataaTGGCCACAAATTCAACAACATGATTTATCTTGTATAAAGAGACAGTAATGAGATAAATCCCATCTCATCAAAAATGGATGCAGGCGCTCGGGTCATACTTCTCAATCGTATACTTAGAGTCAAATCCCAGTGCTTCTTGTACCATTTTTTCTAATCTTAATTAATCTAAAAACAACGGCAGATAAGCTAATGGAGAATCTTCTATAAATTATACAAGTTGCTTTTTTCGGCTTGCCGAAAATTAACGCATTCACATTTTTCTTTTTCGTGGAATAAAACCGACAGGCCATCAGTCAATATCGTACATCGATTTTAGAAAGCAATATATTTCACAACAACATCCCCATTTTTAGTCACAAAGTGTTTATCAAATCGTTAtcgtatttatgaaaaaaaaaatcgcttttcttcgAGATGGGGCAATCGTTTGCAAATTTTTAGTATATACCAGAGGTACAGTTGAAGCCGCTGAGaaactattacttttattatttcatttttgtcatACGAGACTTGACAtttcaccaaaaattttgcaatattatgtTAATTGAAGTACTCCTTTTTATTCGTTATTGCTTCATTACTTTCATATTGCATGTCCGCAGATCTTTTATGCTATAACTCGGTGCTATCAGGTAACTGCTTGGAAGACAAAACACAATGACCGCAAATGTATTATTATTGTCAATGTCATGTGTGATAATCAAATATACATTCAATTCATAAACAACAAACTCAAATATAATTACCCATATTACAACAAGCTACAAAATTGCCATGACGTGCATGCCTTTTGCTTTGATGTCGATTTTTGACGTTTGAATGCATATGACATTATGATATACT containing:
- the LOC120342641 gene encoding uncharacterized protein LOC120342641 isoform X1 encodes the protein MAYKEYMAMWCIFFIALLSAGDCQEEDTGDLAEAILRAFGDVQADWPGAKSIDDADDDDNSEVSGYELERALDTVKRFWSGRTLLRTCPSHTQCAKMFGKRVRRMCDCPQGTKCITKSNYAFSRTIPHFCL
- the LOC120342641 gene encoding uncharacterized protein LOC120342641 isoform X2: MAYKEYMAMWCIFFIALLSAGDCQEEDTGDLAEAILRAFGDVQADWPGAKSIDDADDDDNSEGYELERALDTVKRFWSGRTLLRTCPSHTQCAKMFGKRVRRMCDCPQGTKCITKSNYAFSRTIPHFCL